In a single window of the Arthrobacter zhangbolii genome:
- a CDS encoding sugar ABC transporter permease has protein sequence MTNLQTLRKSPARPAEPAPAKRASAGAWLKEKGWRHLVGLVIGAFALLPLVYVLSAALSPTGTLVSTNGLFSTVSLDNFSALFSDPQKPFAKWFLNTLVIGLVTSIGTVFLGALAAYSFSRMRFRGRRMGLLSLMLLQMFPQMLGVVAIFLLLSGISDVVPWLGLGSQIGLIMVYLGGALGVNTYLMYGFFNTVPVSLDEAARIDGASHIQIFFTIILRLVTPILAIVGLLSFITATGEFLIASIVLNDPDTQTLAVGLYSFVGDNQSRTWGVFSAGAVLAALPVMALFLFLQRYITSGLIAGSVKG, from the coding sequence ATGACAAACCTGCAGACGCTCCGCAAGTCACCGGCACGCCCCGCCGAGCCTGCGCCGGCGAAGCGCGCATCAGCCGGGGCATGGCTGAAGGAGAAGGGATGGCGGCACCTGGTGGGCCTGGTGATTGGCGCCTTTGCGCTGCTGCCGCTGGTCTACGTGCTGTCCGCCGCCCTCAGCCCCACCGGAACGCTGGTTTCCACCAACGGGCTTTTCTCGACGGTCTCCCTCGATAACTTCTCCGCCCTGTTCTCCGACCCGCAGAAGCCGTTCGCCAAATGGTTCCTGAACACCCTCGTTATTGGACTGGTCACCAGCATTGGCACCGTCTTCCTCGGCGCCCTGGCTGCGTATTCCTTCTCCCGAATGCGCTTCCGGGGCCGACGGATGGGCCTGCTGAGCCTGATGCTGCTGCAGATGTTCCCGCAGATGCTGGGCGTCGTCGCGATCTTCCTGCTGCTCAGCGGCATTTCCGACGTCGTTCCCTGGCTCGGCCTGGGCAGCCAGATCGGGCTGATCATGGTCTATCTGGGCGGCGCGCTGGGGGTAAACACGTACCTGATGTACGGGTTCTTTAACACGGTGCCGGTGTCCCTGGACGAAGCAGCACGGATTGACGGCGCAAGCCACATCCAGATCTTCTTCACCATCATCCTTCGCCTGGTCACTCCCATCCTGGCCATCGTCGGACTGCTGTCCTTCATCACGGCCACCGGCGAGTTCCTGATCGCCTCCATCGTGCTCAATGACCCGGATACCCAGACCCTCGCCGTCGGACTGTATTCCTTTGTGGGTGACAACCAGTCCCGGACCTGGGGAGTGTTCTCCGCCGGTGCGGTACTGGCGGCGCTGCCGGTGATGGCGCTGTTCCTGTTCCTGCAGCGCTACATCACCTCCGGGCTGATTGCCGGGTCGGTCAAGGGCTGA
- a CDS encoding ABC transporter permease subunit, which yields MVDQLDTPVNTTGPGAGHAPRPGRAARSDSLGGTLAKIILLGITDAFAVYVLIALFLNEKWAVLTVAALVTLLINWIYLRRGGLPAKYLAPGVLFLAVFQVFVVAYSGYVAFTNYGDGHNSTKADAVSAIQMTAQKRVPDSPSYRITVVEKGGTLSLLATDPEGTAELGSVDEPLEEVTAEKDASGKAVAVDGYETLQFSDLLQRQDEILALTVPFSEDLDDGTLKTSDGATAYVFKPSLVYDEAAGTFTDSENGKVYSDIGEGAFVAEDGERLPTGWKINVGFDNFAHAFSDPDLRGPLVAVIIWTFTFAVMSVLLCFGLGLFLAVTFNHATLRGKRIYRTIMILPYAFPAFLAGLVWSGMMNQDFGFINNTFFGGADIPWLSDPWLAKASVLLVNTWLGFPYMFLVCTGALQSLPEEVNEAARMDGASAWRIFRSIKLPLLLVSTAPLLISTFAFNFNNFNVIFMLTGGGPRFEDTSMDIGATDLLITLVYKVAFGQGTGRDYGLASALAVLIFIIVAIISAISFRQTKALEEVNS from the coding sequence ATGGTTGATCAGCTGGATACGCCGGTGAACACAACCGGCCCCGGCGCCGGACATGCACCGCGGCCCGGACGCGCGGCACGGAGCGATTCGCTGGGCGGCACACTGGCCAAGATTATTCTGCTCGGCATCACCGATGCCTTTGCCGTTTATGTGCTGATAGCGCTGTTCCTGAATGAAAAATGGGCGGTCCTGACCGTGGCAGCCCTGGTCACCCTGCTGATCAACTGGATCTACCTGCGGCGCGGAGGCCTGCCCGCTAAATACCTGGCCCCGGGTGTCCTTTTCCTGGCCGTATTCCAGGTTTTCGTGGTGGCCTACAGCGGGTATGTCGCCTTCACCAACTACGGCGACGGACACAACAGCACCAAGGCCGATGCCGTGTCGGCAATCCAGATGACCGCGCAGAAACGCGTGCCCGATTCCCCCTCCTACCGGATTACCGTGGTGGAAAAGGGCGGGACGCTGTCACTGCTGGCAACGGATCCGGAAGGAACTGCCGAACTTGGCAGTGTGGATGAGCCTCTTGAGGAAGTCACTGCGGAGAAGGATGCCTCCGGCAAGGCCGTGGCCGTCGACGGGTATGAAACCCTGCAGTTCTCCGACCTGCTGCAGCGGCAGGACGAAATCCTGGCGCTCACCGTTCCGTTCTCCGAGGACCTGGACGACGGCACGCTCAAAACGTCCGACGGTGCGACGGCCTATGTCTTCAAACCGTCCCTCGTTTACGACGAGGCAGCCGGCACCTTTACCGACTCCGAGAACGGAAAGGTCTACTCCGACATCGGCGAAGGAGCCTTTGTAGCGGAAGACGGCGAGCGGCTGCCCACCGGTTGGAAGATCAACGTCGGGTTCGACAACTTTGCGCATGCCTTCAGCGACCCGGACCTCCGCGGCCCGCTGGTTGCCGTCATCATCTGGACCTTTACCTTCGCCGTGATGTCCGTGCTGCTGTGCTTCGGGCTGGGGCTGTTCCTGGCAGTTACCTTCAACCACGCAACCCTGCGCGGAAAGCGGATCTACCGAACCATCATGATCCTGCCCTACGCGTTTCCGGCGTTCCTTGCCGGGCTCGTCTGGTCCGGAATGATGAACCAGGACTTCGGGTTCATCAACAACACGTTCTTCGGCGGGGCCGACATTCCCTGGCTCAGCGACCCCTGGCTGGCCAAGGCAAGCGTGCTGCTGGTCAACACCTGGCTGGGGTTCCCCTACATGTTCCTGGTGTGCACCGGCGCCCTGCAGTCGCTGCCGGAGGAAGTCAACGAGGCCGCCCGTATGGACGGCGCCTCGGCCTGGCGCATTTTCCGCTCCATCAAACTGCCGCTGCTGCTGGTTTCGACGGCGCCGCTGCTGATTTCAACCTTCGCCTTCAACTTCAACAACTTCAATGTGATCTTTATGCTCACCGGCGGCGGGCCGCGCTTTGAGGATACGTCCATGGATATCGGCGCCACCGACCTGCTGATCACGCTTGTCTACAAGGTCGCCTTCGGGCAGGGCACCGGACGCGACTACGGCCTGGCAAGTGCGCTGGCCGTGCTGATCTTCATCATTGTGGCCATCATTTCCGCGATCAGTTTCCGGCAGACCAAGGCACTGGAAGAAGTGAACTCATGA